A segment of the uncultured Desulfobulbus sp. genome:
CGCTCTCGACCAGGCCGACGGTAATGGTGAATGGCCAGCCCAGGACCCGGCGAAAGGCATAGGTTCGGGCCACGGAATCAGGGGAGTTGTGGGTGTGAAAAGAGCCAACGGGGACACCTGCGTGGAGAAGCTGCAGGTATTCTTTCGACACCTTGGAATTTCCCGGCTGGCCGATCGGACCATCAAGGGCAGGTGTGCGTGCGATCAAACCGGCGTCGACAGAACGTATCGCAGCGGTTCCCGTTGGCCCGAGATTAAGGCTTCCAAGAATACGGGAAAAGGTCTCAACCGGTACCGCGGCCGAGACGATACCGGCAAATCGGCCATCGGGATAATGATAGCAACGGGTAAAGGCAATGACCCACACCCCGGAGACCTTCCCCTTGATCGGCTGGGTGACGATGCATTCATGGGGCTGCTGATGATGCATTTTGAAAAAAGGCCGATCGGCATAACTGGCACGCTTGCCCGCGACCACCCCTTTGCCCCAAAGTACATCCCCCTTCTCATCGGTAATGCGAATCGCGTCGATCTCCGGCAATTGCTCCTGTTCCCGATGGAGCTGCTGCACCAGCCGCACCTTATCGATGCGCCCTTCCTGGAGCTGATCAGTGAGCTCCCGTTCCACGCGGACAACGGCGTCATCCACCAGACGGGCCTTGTCGGCGATACGCTGCTCGAGCAGTTGGACCAGGTTGTGGCCGGTAACGGACAATCCCTCAAGAAAATGGGAACGGCTCTGGAACAAAAAAAACGCCGCACCGGCAATGATCAGCAGATCTATGAAGGCTGTGCCCCAGAGAATGCTCTGTTCAAGACGTTTGGCAGAGTCGATATGCATGGGAAAGGCTCCAAGGGCTGGAGCGAGGCTCAGCTGCCAGCGCAAGAGTACAGGGACAAGGGCTGCTGCAGAGTGCGAGCCCAACGGACTGTTACTGCCATTTATCCATTATTTTCGCCGCAATGCAAAGGGATTTGCATCTCTTCATCCAAGTGCTGCCGCAGCCGCACCTCCTCGAGCATGAAATCAACCGACTCGACAACTGAACCATCTTGGGGGTACACTCTATCCCCCCTCTGATTTCCAGACAGGTGAACCAGTCCATTTCCCCCTTGAGGAGGTCCCTACAAAAAACCATGCGAATACGAGAACTCTTTGATCAATGCGCCACGGAGTATGACCAGGACCGCCGCAAACTCGTCCCCTTCTTCGATGACTTTTATGGAACTGTCTTGTCGATGATTCCCTTTGAGCGGAGTGCACCTCTCAATGTTCTTGACCTGGGCACTGGTACCGGACTGTTGACCGCCATGGTCGCCGGAACGTTTCCTGCAGCCCGATTCCATCTCACCGACATTTCTCCGGCCATGCTGGCCCAGGCGCAACAACGCTTCACCCATACAGAGCGGATCACCTTTGCCCTGCAGGATCATCTTCATCTGGCTTTCGATTCAGCCTACGATCTGGTGATCTCCGCCCTGTCGATCCATCACCTGGAACACGAGGCAAAGAGGCAGCTTTTTGATAAGGTGTTCCAGGCCGTTCGCCCGGGTGGAATGTTTATCAACGCGGATCAGGCCGCAGGGGCGACAGCCCAGGAGGAAGACGAGTACGAGCGCCGGTGGATCGAGGATGTGACCCGCAACGGTGTTTCAGCCCTTTCCCTGAAAAAGGCACAGGAAAGGATGAAGGAAGACAAGAATGCGACCCTGGCCGCCCAGATGCAATGGCTCTGTGAAGCCGGCTTTCAGCACGTCAAGTGTGGATACGAGCGCGCCCGCTTCGTTGTCTATGGAGGCTGCAGGCCCTGAACGCAAGCGACAGTTGCACGGTGTGCGCCCTGTCGAGGACCTCTCCTTTCGGGAAACCGGCAAAGATGTCCGCGACTGGAAAGAAGAGCCGTTTGTGAACGCCGTCATCCGTCCGGGGTTGCGCCAAATAGGCCATTTGCTGTTTCTCCAGCCCTCCAAGGTCGATGGTTCCTTTCAGCGGACGCAGCAATCAAGTTATCCCTTGGACCAGGGTACTTTTCCCGGATCCGTTGGGTCCGACGATGGCGGTCATCGAGCCCCCAGGAAATCGGAAAGGTGGTGGACCGCGGGACGGAGGTCGTACCCGAAGGTCAGATTATTGAGGATGCTTGACGGCAGAGATCACTCTGTCTCAATTACGGGTTACGGGCGGATGGCCCAAAACACCGCTATCCACAGGAGCGCGGAAACGCTTGCGCTCACCCCAAGCCGAATCCATACACTGCAGGAAAGGGAAGAAAATCGGTTCTTGTTCATGATCGAAAGGATTGCTCGGCGACAATTCGTCGATGACAAGATGAAAATTTATCGAAACATTTCTTCATTAAACAGCAGCTAAATAAGTAGAGATTCGACCAGCATCCGTCAAAACAAGAAAATATTTATCGAATATATTTATTGAAATAGATTACATTCTCACCTAAAAAAGCATCTTGTCCCTACAATGTCCTTATCGAAAATATCATTCAACAATGAACTCACCACAGAAACTTTCATCGGAGATGCTCAAGGCCCTGTTCAACGACATTGGCCTGAGATTCACCCCCCAACGCGAGACCGTCTGGCGACTCTTTGAAAATACCCCCAAAGGCTTGACCATTGCCATGGCGACCAACATTTTGGCCAGGGACAAAATCAGCCAGACCACTGTCTATCGAACCGTCAAGGCTTTCGAGGAGATGGGATTTTTACGTTGGTTTCACTCACAGGAAGGCGAGCATCGCTATCTGGCCTCGCGGCCTGGGCATAGCCATATGCTCGTGTGCAGAATGTGCTCCAAGGCGGTTGAGTGCTCCGATTGCGACCTCTCGATTCTGGAGCAGCTCATCGCCCGAAAAACCGGGTTCACGGTTGAGGGGCATTATCTTGAATTTTACGGACTCTGCCCGGACTGCGCCAATGCATCGATCGCCCGCTAAGCCGATTCCACTCTATCAGCCGCAGAAAAAAGTGCAGGGGACCGGCCTACGGCTGGAACTGGCCTGGGTAGCCGGGCTGTTGTTCCTCAGCATGGCCCTTCTTGTGCTGCTCCTCGGCCAAAGCAAACCATACGCCGGACTGGTGGGCGACATAGCCATCAATTTTCTGGCCATGATGGTCGAAGCCCTGCCATTCATGCTGATCGGCTCGCTGGCGGGTGGCATCATCGAGGTCTTTGTTCCGATGGGCCTGGTGGAAAAGATTTTTCAGCGCCGCCTGCGGGCGATTTTCGCGGCAGCAGCCATGGGAATGATCTTCCCGGTCTGCGAATGTGCGGTTGTTCCGGTCATCCGCCGACTGCTCGGCAAGGGGGTGCCGTTCGGCGCGGCGGTGGCCTTTCTTCTCGGTGGCCCAATCGTCAATCCGCTGGTGGCGGCATCTACCGCCGTGGCGTACAACATGGACTGGCGCATGGTTGCCCTGCGCCTCGGCTGTGGCTACGCCATCGCCGCTATGGCGGGTATGCTCCTCTCGCTCCGGTTTACCAATGAGAATGCACTGATACCTCAGCTGCGTCCTCTCTCTGCCGCCTGCTGCGGACACGAGCATTGCAGCGCAGACAGGCACACAACCAGCCTGGGCGCAAAAATCTTCCACGCCACGGGCCATGCTGCCGATGATTTCTTCAGCGTGGGCTATTACCTGGTTATCGGCACCTTTATCGCCGCCTTTGTCCGTAGCGTGGTTCCCCTGGAAATTTTCAACCACTTCCTGTGCTCACCCTGGCAGGCGATTCTGGTCATGATGGTAATGGCCATTCTGCTCAATCTCTGCAGCGAAGCCGACGCATTCATCGCGGCCAGCTTTCGCGACCTGCTGCCCGGAAGCGCCCAATTGGCGTTCATGGTTCTGGGGCCGATGTTTGACATCAAACTCTTCCTGATGTACTTCGGCCTCTTTAGCAAAAAGGTCATTGCCGCCCTGATCGCAACCGTGCTTTTTGCGATTTTTTTCACCATGCTGGCCCTGCACCTCTTTTTTCCCCAACTGTTTTAAGAGCGTTCCATGCCAACCAAACTGCTCCAGGCCATAGTGATGCTGCTCTGGGCCGCCCTCTTCCTCTGGCTGTTCTTTGTCGATCAAACCCATCTTGCAAGACTGCTGCACCCGAAGTTATGGTGGCTGGCGCTAATCGGCGCCGTAATCCTTATCATGTTTAGCCTGGTTACCTTGAGTCGTTTACAAGCACCCCATCAAGTTGCCCCCTTGCGCTGGACCTGGCCATCCATTGCCATCATGCTGGTACCCCTCTGCTATTTCTGGCCTGTACAATCCGCCCAACTTGACAGCCGCGCCTTTCTCAAGAGAACACCCCTGGAACGTTTCCCGCCTGCCCCAGAGGCCGGAGGCATATCAAAAAAGCAGGGGGTTGCAGCAGCTGATGCGCCTGCCACAGTGACATCCTTGAGCCAACTCGTTCTTACTCCCGAGCAATTCAGCGGCCAAAAGGCGGAAATTCTTTGCCAGGTCATGCACAGCGACAAGCTGCCGCAGAATCAGTTCATCTGTTACCGCTTCCGTATCACCTGCTGTGCAGCGGATGCCATGCCGGTTTTCACCTTCGTGCAACTCAATTACGCGGATTCACCGCCAGAGCAAGACACCTGGGTCCGAGTACAGGGATCGCTCTCCGTGCATACAATCGACAACCTGAGCTTTCCCTGCATCCAAGACGCTACCCTCACGCCTGAAACGGCCCCTTCTTTTCCGTATATTTTTTAACTCTTCTTTGTCGTTCTCGTAAAAAGCTTCGAGAACGACGTTTCGAGCTTCGTAAGTTGCTGATTTCACGACGTGTGATATCCTGGCTTTTGACTTTTTACGAAGCCATCTTCTTTGGGAACCACTGAATTTTCCGAATTTCTGCGTATTCCAGAGCAAGCCGGCCACTGATTCCGTTTCAATCCGGCCGGGTATTCCGGTGGAAAGCGGCCACCCTGTTGAGGGGGTAGCGGCGCGGGATAATGACTGGTATCTGATCTCCTTTTTCGCAGGAGGGCAAGATGCCGTCGGAGAGATTATCCTTGCGCAAAATTGTTGTTCTCGTAAAAAGGCATGGGAACGACGTTTCGATCTTTGTAAGTTACTGATTTTACCGTAGATAACTTTCAGCTTTTTGACTTTTCAGGAGTCCATCAATTTTGGCCACAGCAATGAGGCAAATGACTGAAATTTTCGACAATCAGGGTATAGTATCGACGTCGCGCAAGTAACCATGCGTTATTCCATGCCCATTTCTCGACCAAATCGTAATTGAATGATCTCATGACAGATGCTGCTGCTTCCAAGGAAGGTTATTCCGGCGTCTCCACTGGAGTGGAGCAGTCCGTCGAAAACGCCCTTTTAACCTGGCGTCGCAATGCGGTAAATATTTTCATGGCTTGCAGTGTTCTTGGTTATCTGCCGGCAATGATCCTGATGCTCTGTGGGCAGTGTCCACCGATAGCCTGGGCCGTTAAACTGCTGCTGTATTTTTCTTATCTTGTTCTCGTTTTTGCTGCATTTTTAAAGGCCGTAAATCATCGCCTCCGCCTCTATGCAATCCTCAGCTTGGCTTATTTAACTGCAATTGCCGGTGTCATTGCCTATCCCGGACCTTTTATACGTGCCCTGCCTGTGGCGTTGCCCGTCATTGGGCTGGTCCTCTCCGGCATCCGTTGCGGGCGTATAACCGCAGCGGCAAGCGCACTGCTGATACTCCTGACACCTTTTTTATCTACATTATTCCCTGTCAGGGCCAAAAGCCTGACAATCGGCGCTCAATCTTCCCCTGAATCCTTTGGCCTCATGCTCATGCAGGGCACTGGATTGACGGCCATGCTGCTGGCGCTGATGATCCTTTTGGAACTGTTTTATAGATTCCTCGGTCAAGCATTGACAGATCAGCACCATGCGATGAACGAGGTTGAACGCAAAGTTGGCGAACTGACCAGGGCGCATGCTT
Coding sequences within it:
- a CDS encoding class I SAM-dependent methyltransferase produces the protein MRIRELFDQCATEYDQDRRKLVPFFDDFYGTVLSMIPFERSAPLNVLDLGTGTGLLTAMVAGTFPAARFHLTDISPAMLAQAQQRFTHTERITFALQDHLHLAFDSAYDLVISALSIHHLEHEAKRQLFDKVFQAVRPGGMFINADQAAGATAQEEDEYERRWIEDVTRNGVSALSLKKAQERMKEDKNATLAAQMQWLCEAGFQHVKCGYERARFVVYGGCRP
- a CDS encoding Fur family transcriptional regulator: MNSPQKLSSEMLKALFNDIGLRFTPQRETVWRLFENTPKGLTIAMATNILARDKISQTTVYRTVKAFEEMGFLRWFHSQEGEHRYLASRPGHSHMLVCRMCSKAVECSDCDLSILEQLIARKTGFTVEGHYLEFYGLCPDCANASIAR
- a CDS encoding permease — its product is MHRSPAKPIPLYQPQKKVQGTGLRLELAWVAGLLFLSMALLVLLLGQSKPYAGLVGDIAINFLAMMVEALPFMLIGSLAGGIIEVFVPMGLVEKIFQRRLRAIFAAAAMGMIFPVCECAVVPVIRRLLGKGVPFGAAVAFLLGGPIVNPLVAASTAVAYNMDWRMVALRLGCGYAIAAMAGMLLSLRFTNENALIPQLRPLSAACCGHEHCSADRHTTSLGAKIFHATGHAADDFFSVGYYLVIGTFIAAFVRSVVPLEIFNHFLCSPWQAILVMMVMAILLNLCSEADAFIAASFRDLLPGSAQLAFMVLGPMFDIKLFLMYFGLFSKKVIAALIATVLFAIFFTMLALHLFFPQLF
- a CDS encoding TIGR03943 family protein; this translates as MPTKLLQAIVMLLWAALFLWLFFVDQTHLARLLHPKLWWLALIGAVILIMFSLVTLSRLQAPHQVAPLRWTWPSIAIMLVPLCYFWPVQSAQLDSRAFLKRTPLERFPPAPEAGGISKKQGVAAADAPATVTSLSQLVLTPEQFSGQKAEILCQVMHSDKLPQNQFICYRFRITCCAADAMPVFTFVQLNYADSPPEQDTWVRVQGSLSVHTIDNLSFPCIQDATLTPETAPSFPYIF
- a CDS encoding sensor histidine kinase, whose amino-acid sequence is MNDLMTDAAASKEGYSGVSTGVEQSVENALLTWRRNAVNIFMACSVLGYLPAMILMLCGQCPPIAWAVKLLLYFSYLVLVFAAFLKAVNHRLRLYAILSLAYLTAIAGVIAYPGPFIRALPVALPVIGLVLSGIRCGRITAAASALLILLTPFLSTLFPVRAKSLTIGAQSSPESFGLMLMQGTGLTAMLLALMILLELFYRFLGQALTDQHHAMNEVERKVGELTRAHASLAQEVDKRRKLEQELTRIADEEKRRLGLEIHDGVCQQITGALLRCEALALRLDRGQPASPDDVKALSTLLEEAIDEAHGVARGLCPLEAAPNAIESAIRTLTRRTQRITGIPCRLVTTGNIHIDDQIKAQHLFRIAQEAISNAVRHAGATAINVELAIAENRIVLQIIDNGHGLPEVLPTCGMGLRTMACRAHLLEGEFSVTPLPQGGTCIRCTVPHSPPSPPFA